In Chanodichthys erythropterus isolate Z2021 chromosome 9, ASM2448905v1, whole genome shotgun sequence, a genomic segment contains:
- the jak3 gene encoding tyrosine-protein kinase JAK2 isoform X1, translated as MSEEEEVPLMKSERAGSQKSSCDSALQVHLYYCPSLNSETSFAIPTGHITAESVCMLAAKASGILPVFHNLFALASEDLSCWYPPTHVFKSEETIKVYYRVRFFFSSWFGQGSRASYRFSLSRGRICAVLDYCVIDYLFAQSRSDFVSGRGGISPALSLQQECLGMAVIDLWRMARERNKSLAEICNTTSYKSCLPEAHRQDIQRMSRLARYQIRKTLKRFLKKLGKCSAGERNLKLKYLMELNMVEPAYGSESFTLDHSGWLEQSEQQRIKAVQVSGEGGIQIQTTESQEWQTFCDFPQITDISIKRLCQEQMPLEGRVVTLTRQDDQCMEAEFHNLTEALSFVSLVDGYFRLTTDSTHYFCAEVAPPSLLEDLQDYCHGPITSEFAVHKLKKSGAKDGMFLLRHSPKDFDKYFLTVCIQVPDLLDSYKHYKAPSFEFPLTTPLGMDYKDCLIEKNEKFSLAGIHKSFCSLRQLTDFYQHNTLLMSDIPVTLGKCCPPRPKELTNMIIVRNSSMVEMPTSPMLQRQKPSHMQFHMIKHEDLTWEESLGQGSFTHIYRGIKTDQRDGVTHSTEVLLKALDANHKNCWESFFEAASLMSQISHKHILLVYGISVHKSKNIMVQEFVKHGALDLYLKRSTSVSVSWKLDVAKQLACALNFLEEKNIAHGNICAKNLLLAREGDPSSDNLPFIKLSDPGISMAMLGKEVVLDRIPWVAPEVLDTLEIEVECDKWSFGTTLWEIFNGGEAPLQGLDLIQKEQFYEHFSNLPALEWTELADLITQCMQYQPELRPSCRSIIRQLNSLITSDYEILHATGTLPKSDGFWRRPNMFKKQQQDVFEERYLRFISVLGKGNFGSVDLCRYDPWGDNTGDLVAVKELQSNKQTTMADFQREIQTISSLHCDYIVKYKGICYSAGRLSTKLVMEYLPYGSLIGYMEKHRQNVCTRKLLLFASQICKGMEYLQSMRYVHRDLAARNVLVASDTLVKIADFGLTKIIPVDKEYYRVTQPGESPIFWYAPESISELKFSHKSDVWSFGIVLHELFSYCDISRNPKRLCIQKIGSYVQNPSMAIHLLNLLKDNWRLPAPPQCPPKVHNIMIQCWEFNSEDRPSFSSLQDLIENSLLDEREGCKG; from the exons ATGAGTGAAGAGGAAGAGGTGCCCTTGATGAAGAGCGAAAGGGCCGGCAGTCAGAAGTCCAGCTGTGACTCTGCCCTGCAGGTGCACCTGTACTACTGCCCCAGCTTAAATTCAGAGACCTCTTTCGCCATCCCCACGGGCCACATCACAGCGGAAAGTGTGTGTATGCTTGCTGCAAAAGCCAGCG gaATTCTTCCTGTGTTCCACAACCTGTTTGCACTGGCATCAGAAGATCTTTCATGTTGGTATCCACCAACCCATGTGTTTAAGAGTGAGGAGACTATCAAAGTTTACTACAGAGTGAG GTTTTTCTTCTCAAGCTGGTTCGGTCAAGGGTCCAGGGCATCGTACCGCTTTAGTCTCAGCAGAGGACGAATCTGTGCTGTGCTGGACTACTGCGTCATTGATTATCTATTTGCGCAG TCCCGCAGTGATTTTGTGTCTGGACGTGGCGGGATTTCTCCTGCTTTGAGTTTGCAGCAGGAATGTTTGGGTATGGCAGTAATAGATCTGTGGCGTATGGCCAGAGAGAGAAACAAGAGCCTTGCTGAGATCTGCAATACAACAAG CTACAAGTCCTGCCTCCCAGAGGCTCACAGACAAGATATACAGCGTATGAGTCGCCTAGCGCGGTATCAGATCCGCAAAACGCTGAAGCGCTTCCTAAAGAAGCTGGGCAAGTGCTCAGCTGGAGAACGCAACCTGAAGCTCAAGTACCTGATGGAGCTGAATATGGTGGAGCCGGCTTATGGTTCAGAAAGCTTCACTCTGGATCACTCTGGATGGTTAGAGCAAAGCGAGCAGCAAAGGATCAAAGCCGTTCAAGTGTCTGGAGAGGGAGGGATTCAGATACAGACCACAGAGAGCCAG GAATGGCAGACGTTCTGTGATTTCCCCCAGATCACAGACATTAGTATTAAGCGTCTTTGTCAAGAGCAGATGCCCCTGGAAGGAAGGGTGGTTACCCTCACACGCCAGGACGACCAGTGCATG GAGGCTGAGTTTCACAACCTAACTGAGGCGCTTTCCTTTGTATCTCTGGTTGATGGCTATTTTAGACTGACTACAGATTCGACTCACTATTTCTGCGCAGAGGTGGCCCCGCCAAGCTTACTGGAGGACTTACAGGATTACTGCCACGGCCCGATCAC GTCAGAATTTGCAGTGCACAAGCTTAAGAAATCTGGAGCCAAAGATGGGATGTTCCTGTTACGTCACAGTCCTAAAGACTTTGACAAGTACTTCCTCACTGTTTGCATACAGGTACCAGATTTGCTGGACTCATACAAACATTATAAAGCACCAAGTTTTGAGTTTCCACTAACA ACTCCTCTGGGGATGGATTACAAGGACTGCCTGATAGAGAAAAATGAGAAGTTCAGTCTGGCTGGGATCCACAAGTCATTCTGTAGTCTAAGACAGCTCACAGACTTCTATCAGCACAATACGCTTCTCATGTCAGACATCCCTGTCACCCTGGGCAAGTGCTGCCCACCCAGACCAAAAG AACTTACCAACATGATCATTGTGCGTAACAGCAGTATGGTCGAGATGCCCACATCCCCCATGTTACAGAGACAAAAACCAAGCCACATGCAGTTCCACATGATTAAGCACGAGGACCTCACCTGG GAGGAAAGCTTAGGCCAAGGTTCCTTCACACATATCTATAGAGGCATTAAGACAGACCAGCGGGACGGAGTGACACACTCCACGGAGGTCCTGCTGAAGGCCCTGGATGCAAATCATAAAAACTGCTGGGAG tctttttttgAGGCGGCCAGTTTGATGAGTCAAATTTCCCACAAGCACATTCTCCTGGTATATGGCATCAGCGTGCACAAATCCAAAA ACATCATGGTGCAGGAGTTTGTGAAGCACGGCGCACTGGACCTGTACCTGAAGAGAAGCACGTCTGTCTCAGTCAGCTGGAAACTAGACGTGGCCAAACAACTGGCCTGTGCTCTCAACTTTCTG GAGGAGAAGAATATTGCACATGGGAATATTTGCGCAAAGAATCTGCTGTTGGCCAGAGAGGGTGACCCTTCCTCTGATAACTTGCCCTTCATTAAACTGAGTGACCCTGGCATCAGCATGGCAATGCTGGGCAAAGAGG TGGTGTTGGACAGAATCCCATGGGTGGCCCCGGAGGTTCTGGATACACTTGAGATTGAAGTGGAGTGTGACAAGTGGAGTTTTGGAACAACGCTGTGGGAGATTTTCAATGGTGGAGAAGCTCCATTGCAGGGCCTGGACCTCATACAA AAGGAGCAGTTTTATGAGCATTTCTCAAACCTGCCTGCGCTGGAGTGGACCGAGCTGGCCGACCTGATCACTCAGTGTATGCAGTACCAGCCTGAGCTCAGACCGTCCTGCCGGAGCATCATCCGACAACTTAACAGCCTCATCACTTCAG ATTACGAGATTCTTCATGCGACCGGCACTCTCCCCAAGAGCGATGGCTTCTGGAGAAGACCGAACATGTTCAAAAAGCAACAACAGGATGTTTTTGAGGAGAGATACCTGCGATTCATCTCTGTTCTGGGGAAG GGTAACTTTGGCAGTGTCGATCTTTGTCGTTATGATCCATGGGGTGATAACACTGGAGATCTGGTTGCTGTCAAAGAACTTCAGTCCAACAAACAAACCACCATGGCAGATTTCCAGAGAGAGATCCAGACCATCAGCTCCCTGCACTGTGACTATATTGTCAAATACAAGGGCATCTGCTACAGTGCAG GTCGACTCAGCACAAAACTGGTGATGGAATATCTTCCGTATGGCAGTCTAATCGGATATATGGAGAAACACCGACAGAATGTGTGCACCCGCAAACTGTTGCTCTTTGCCTCGCAAATCTGTAAG GGAATGGAGTACTTGCAAAGTATGCGTTATGTTCACCGTGACCTAGCTGCTCGCAATGTCCTAGTCGCCAGTGACACTCTGGTGAAAATCGCTGACTTTGGGCTTACGAAGATCATCCCTGTGGATAAAGAATACTACCGTGTCACGCAGCCAGGAGAAAGCCCCATTTTCTG GTATGCACCTGAATCCATTTCAGAACTGAAATTCTCCCACAAGTCAGACGTATGGAGTTTCGGCATTGTTCTACATGAGCTCTTCTCTTACTGTGACATCAGTCGAAACCCTAAaagg TTGTGTATCCAGAAGATTGGAAGTTATGTCCAGAATCCATCCATGGCCATCCATCTTCTTAATCTTCTCAAGGATAACTGGAGGTTACCGGCACCACCTCAGTGTCCACCAAAG gtgCACAATATTATGATTCAGTGTTGGGAGTTCAACAGCGAGGACAGACCAAGCTTCTCCTCTCTACAGGACCTGATTGAGAATAGCCTGTTAGATGAGAGAGAGGGATGTAAGGGGTAA
- the jak3 gene encoding tyrosine-protein kinase JAK2 isoform X2 has protein sequence MSEEEEVPLMKSERAGSQKSSCDSALQVHLYYCPSLNSETSFAIPTGHITAESVCMLAAKASGILPVFHNLFALASEDLSCWYPPTHVFKSEETIKVYYRVRFFFSSWFGQGSRASYRFSLSRGRICAVLDYCVIDYLFAQSRSDFVSGRGGISPALSLQQECLGMAVIDLWRMARERNKSLAEICNTTSYKSCLPEAHRQDIQRMSRLARYQIRKTLKRFLKKLGKCSAGERNLKLKYLMELNMVEPAYGSESFTLDHSGWLEQSEQQRIKAVQVSGEGGIQIQTTESQEWQTFCDFPQITDISIKRLCQEQMPLEGRVVTLTRQDDQCMEAEFHNLTEALSFVSLVDGYFRLTTDSTHYFCAEVAPPSLLEDLQDYCHGPITSEFAVHKLKKSGAKDGMFLLRHSPKDFDKYFLTVCIQTPLGMDYKDCLIEKNEKFSLAGIHKSFCSLRQLTDFYQHNTLLMSDIPVTLGKCCPPRPKELTNMIIVRNSSMVEMPTSPMLQRQKPSHMQFHMIKHEDLTWEESLGQGSFTHIYRGIKTDQRDGVTHSTEVLLKALDANHKNCWESFFEAASLMSQISHKHILLVYGISVHKSKNIMVQEFVKHGALDLYLKRSTSVSVSWKLDVAKQLACALNFLEEKNIAHGNICAKNLLLAREGDPSSDNLPFIKLSDPGISMAMLGKEVVLDRIPWVAPEVLDTLEIEVECDKWSFGTTLWEIFNGGEAPLQGLDLIQKEQFYEHFSNLPALEWTELADLITQCMQYQPELRPSCRSIIRQLNSLITSDYEILHATGTLPKSDGFWRRPNMFKKQQQDVFEERYLRFISVLGKGNFGSVDLCRYDPWGDNTGDLVAVKELQSNKQTTMADFQREIQTISSLHCDYIVKYKGICYSAGRLSTKLVMEYLPYGSLIGYMEKHRQNVCTRKLLLFASQICKGMEYLQSMRYVHRDLAARNVLVASDTLVKIADFGLTKIIPVDKEYYRVTQPGESPIFWYAPESISELKFSHKSDVWSFGIVLHELFSYCDISRNPKRLCIQKIGSYVQNPSMAIHLLNLLKDNWRLPAPPQCPPKVHNIMIQCWEFNSEDRPSFSSLQDLIENSLLDEREGCKG, from the exons ATGAGTGAAGAGGAAGAGGTGCCCTTGATGAAGAGCGAAAGGGCCGGCAGTCAGAAGTCCAGCTGTGACTCTGCCCTGCAGGTGCACCTGTACTACTGCCCCAGCTTAAATTCAGAGACCTCTTTCGCCATCCCCACGGGCCACATCACAGCGGAAAGTGTGTGTATGCTTGCTGCAAAAGCCAGCG gaATTCTTCCTGTGTTCCACAACCTGTTTGCACTGGCATCAGAAGATCTTTCATGTTGGTATCCACCAACCCATGTGTTTAAGAGTGAGGAGACTATCAAAGTTTACTACAGAGTGAG GTTTTTCTTCTCAAGCTGGTTCGGTCAAGGGTCCAGGGCATCGTACCGCTTTAGTCTCAGCAGAGGACGAATCTGTGCTGTGCTGGACTACTGCGTCATTGATTATCTATTTGCGCAG TCCCGCAGTGATTTTGTGTCTGGACGTGGCGGGATTTCTCCTGCTTTGAGTTTGCAGCAGGAATGTTTGGGTATGGCAGTAATAGATCTGTGGCGTATGGCCAGAGAGAGAAACAAGAGCCTTGCTGAGATCTGCAATACAACAAG CTACAAGTCCTGCCTCCCAGAGGCTCACAGACAAGATATACAGCGTATGAGTCGCCTAGCGCGGTATCAGATCCGCAAAACGCTGAAGCGCTTCCTAAAGAAGCTGGGCAAGTGCTCAGCTGGAGAACGCAACCTGAAGCTCAAGTACCTGATGGAGCTGAATATGGTGGAGCCGGCTTATGGTTCAGAAAGCTTCACTCTGGATCACTCTGGATGGTTAGAGCAAAGCGAGCAGCAAAGGATCAAAGCCGTTCAAGTGTCTGGAGAGGGAGGGATTCAGATACAGACCACAGAGAGCCAG GAATGGCAGACGTTCTGTGATTTCCCCCAGATCACAGACATTAGTATTAAGCGTCTTTGTCAAGAGCAGATGCCCCTGGAAGGAAGGGTGGTTACCCTCACACGCCAGGACGACCAGTGCATG GAGGCTGAGTTTCACAACCTAACTGAGGCGCTTTCCTTTGTATCTCTGGTTGATGGCTATTTTAGACTGACTACAGATTCGACTCACTATTTCTGCGCAGAGGTGGCCCCGCCAAGCTTACTGGAGGACTTACAGGATTACTGCCACGGCCCGATCAC GTCAGAATTTGCAGTGCACAAGCTTAAGAAATCTGGAGCCAAAGATGGGATGTTCCTGTTACGTCACAGTCCTAAAGACTTTGACAAGTACTTCCTCACTGTTTGCATACAG ACTCCTCTGGGGATGGATTACAAGGACTGCCTGATAGAGAAAAATGAGAAGTTCAGTCTGGCTGGGATCCACAAGTCATTCTGTAGTCTAAGACAGCTCACAGACTTCTATCAGCACAATACGCTTCTCATGTCAGACATCCCTGTCACCCTGGGCAAGTGCTGCCCACCCAGACCAAAAG AACTTACCAACATGATCATTGTGCGTAACAGCAGTATGGTCGAGATGCCCACATCCCCCATGTTACAGAGACAAAAACCAAGCCACATGCAGTTCCACATGATTAAGCACGAGGACCTCACCTGG GAGGAAAGCTTAGGCCAAGGTTCCTTCACACATATCTATAGAGGCATTAAGACAGACCAGCGGGACGGAGTGACACACTCCACGGAGGTCCTGCTGAAGGCCCTGGATGCAAATCATAAAAACTGCTGGGAG tctttttttgAGGCGGCCAGTTTGATGAGTCAAATTTCCCACAAGCACATTCTCCTGGTATATGGCATCAGCGTGCACAAATCCAAAA ACATCATGGTGCAGGAGTTTGTGAAGCACGGCGCACTGGACCTGTACCTGAAGAGAAGCACGTCTGTCTCAGTCAGCTGGAAACTAGACGTGGCCAAACAACTGGCCTGTGCTCTCAACTTTCTG GAGGAGAAGAATATTGCACATGGGAATATTTGCGCAAAGAATCTGCTGTTGGCCAGAGAGGGTGACCCTTCCTCTGATAACTTGCCCTTCATTAAACTGAGTGACCCTGGCATCAGCATGGCAATGCTGGGCAAAGAGG TGGTGTTGGACAGAATCCCATGGGTGGCCCCGGAGGTTCTGGATACACTTGAGATTGAAGTGGAGTGTGACAAGTGGAGTTTTGGAACAACGCTGTGGGAGATTTTCAATGGTGGAGAAGCTCCATTGCAGGGCCTGGACCTCATACAA AAGGAGCAGTTTTATGAGCATTTCTCAAACCTGCCTGCGCTGGAGTGGACCGAGCTGGCCGACCTGATCACTCAGTGTATGCAGTACCAGCCTGAGCTCAGACCGTCCTGCCGGAGCATCATCCGACAACTTAACAGCCTCATCACTTCAG ATTACGAGATTCTTCATGCGACCGGCACTCTCCCCAAGAGCGATGGCTTCTGGAGAAGACCGAACATGTTCAAAAAGCAACAACAGGATGTTTTTGAGGAGAGATACCTGCGATTCATCTCTGTTCTGGGGAAG GGTAACTTTGGCAGTGTCGATCTTTGTCGTTATGATCCATGGGGTGATAACACTGGAGATCTGGTTGCTGTCAAAGAACTTCAGTCCAACAAACAAACCACCATGGCAGATTTCCAGAGAGAGATCCAGACCATCAGCTCCCTGCACTGTGACTATATTGTCAAATACAAGGGCATCTGCTACAGTGCAG GTCGACTCAGCACAAAACTGGTGATGGAATATCTTCCGTATGGCAGTCTAATCGGATATATGGAGAAACACCGACAGAATGTGTGCACCCGCAAACTGTTGCTCTTTGCCTCGCAAATCTGTAAG GGAATGGAGTACTTGCAAAGTATGCGTTATGTTCACCGTGACCTAGCTGCTCGCAATGTCCTAGTCGCCAGTGACACTCTGGTGAAAATCGCTGACTTTGGGCTTACGAAGATCATCCCTGTGGATAAAGAATACTACCGTGTCACGCAGCCAGGAGAAAGCCCCATTTTCTG GTATGCACCTGAATCCATTTCAGAACTGAAATTCTCCCACAAGTCAGACGTATGGAGTTTCGGCATTGTTCTACATGAGCTCTTCTCTTACTGTGACATCAGTCGAAACCCTAAaagg TTGTGTATCCAGAAGATTGGAAGTTATGTCCAGAATCCATCCATGGCCATCCATCTTCTTAATCTTCTCAAGGATAACTGGAGGTTACCGGCACCACCTCAGTGTCCACCAAAG gtgCACAATATTATGATTCAGTGTTGGGAGTTCAACAGCGAGGACAGACCAAGCTTCTCCTCTCTACAGGACCTGATTGAGAATAGCCTGTTAGATGAGAGAGAGGGATGTAAGGGGTAA